GATGAATTCTTTTAAAAATCTAACGCCAAGGGGGAagttggctatttataaaagttcagggggATAATCGGTTACAATTAAAGTTCAAGGGGGAATTGGCTAACTATAAAAGTTCAATGGggtaaaaaggtcgtacccagtgcacaaggctcccgctttacgcagggtctgggagaggtgaatgtcggctagccttacccccatttatggagaggctgctcccaagtctcgaacccgagacctaccgttcatgggcgaaggcacttgccatcgcaccaagtgcgacctcttaaaAGTTCAATGGGGTAATtgactaaaattaaagtttagggGGCAAATCGACAAATATGCcaataatttaatagttaataaagttatatcagagcctaaccctagccgcgtgtgtgccgacgaggacgtcgggcccctaaggggggtggattgtgacatcccacatcgcccaggggagtgatccttaaatgtatattctcatccctacctagcacgaggctttttgggagctcactggctttggtttccatcggaactccgaagttaagcgagtagcgcgcgagagcactcccatgatgggtgacccactgggaacttctcgtgtgagttcctagaaacaaaaccgtgagggcgtggtcggggcccaaagcggacaatatcgtgctacggtggtggagcgtgCTCaagaagtggtccgccccgggtcgggatgtgacaatacgATCTTGATatttccccgaataccaggataggcacgtgctgacCGACACctaagggtgacgaaagccatttattaaGTGCAATGTCCCGAGGATATCAGGATCGGGGCatgtcagattggtatcagaaccaatctctggccggaagtgtgccgacgaggatgtcgggcccttaaggggggtggattgtaacatcccacatcgcccaggggagtgatccgtaaatgtatattcccatctttacctagcacgaggccttttgggagttcactggcttcgggttccgtaggaactctgaagttaagcgagaaggaggccagagcactcccaggatgggtgacctactaggaagttgctcgtgagttcccaaaaacaaaaccgtaaagggaatggtaagcctaaagcgaacaatatcgtgctacggtggtggagcggatCCGGGAAATGATCCacctcgggccgggatgtgacaagttATGATCCCAAAAACCCAGTCTTGCAATCACCTTCGATCCTAGTCCACAATCCTCTACCTTCTTCATTGTCtattctccaaaaaaaaaatctcaatacaCTCATCTTTACACACTTCGACACCCTTCACTGAAATGAACCTGGATCGAGATCACCTTTGGTGACGACTTGGCTGATTGGCAACGACTTCTAGGACATCACCGTTAACATTTACGTgatcaacatcctcacaaccttAACCTTGGAGAGCTTGTTCGGCGCTTCCCTAGTGGTCTGGTGACTCAAAGAACAACGAGGTTtgccttgagataatgaggttataaccGAGATGCGtctattgttggttgaaaactatttccaaaccccatcttaggccttggttaagccttgtgcttttgagaatttatgaAAAAGATCTCTATTCGGAGTAGGTcctactataagaaaaaaaattctataatGCAAAAAGATATTTagacaacttttttaattaattattaaattcatATTAGCACATAACAAAAATTATACAGAATTGTAGCggaatgatcatattgatttgcgaTACCTATTTTTAAGGACTACAttcattgattttcaattttagggaccatcttgatggtgtggatcaattttagggaccatcttgatggtgtgagTCAATTTTAGGGATCATTTGTGAAAAAAATCCATAAATCTTTTGgggcccatttatgtgccacatcaacacttaacgaaatttttaatataattgtAATGGAATGACAaaattgatttgcgacacctattttcagggactacattgattgattttcaatttcacaaACTATCTTGATGGTGAGGATAAATTTTAGAGACTTtctaataaaaacccaaaaaattttaATCATCCTGTAGGGCCTCAGCAATAGCACTGGACACCCTTACTCGAGAATTGTCACTTTAGATGTGTTGAATGACACCTCAAGAATAACTTTATTTATCCGACAAAAATACTTGGTTTGAAAAATGAAACTACATTAGCAAGTTcagacaaagaaaaaaatataaaagagaaTAGGCAGGGTAGAATCCATAAGGTTTCGAGGACCTGCTATATAAAGTACTATATACAACTGGAAAGCCTTGTTTGTGAAGCAAGCATGCTCTGAGAGGTGTTATCATATCATCATATGGCAATTGGCACACTATCACTTCGTCTGGAATCAATCGAATTCCCACTAAGCATAGAAAATTGTTTGTCGCCATAGTTCACTACAATTTAGTAAGCGTATATAATTTACAATTACAAAACTTTAAAACCCTTTATTTTTGGTACCACAGAAATATACGTGCAGCAAGGTTTTTGACAAGCTAAAAATGTCAAAGTTTTGCTTAGCAGTAAATAAAGCTAGCTAATCCAAGTTATGAATGCTTTCAAAAAAAGAAATGCTCATGATTTGGCAATAAGTACTGGACAATACAATTGATTGATAACAAGAAAATGAGCCAAAAAAAACTTTAATATGTCGTTACACTTAAAtttcttttgtcaaaaaaaaaaaaaaggtaatatTGTTCAGACACATAAAACCGATTTACATTGCTCACTGAGCTCTAACACTAGTGGAACTCATATGATAAAAGATGACTTTAACACAAATACCATTTTTCTCCACTGTCAATCATGATAGATCGATATATCTGAAACAAGACTACCACGTAATGTTATCTCTACTAAAATTATTATGTGTATttcgttttatttatttattaatataccATAAAGTAGAGACATATTAACCAACCATGTGGAAAAGTACACTAAAGTGACAAGTGTTCTGAGTAACATAAAATTTCTGTTGAAGATATCATAAAATTATATTCATTGCCCTGCTGCGCTCTTGTTGATCGAAAACCAAGCACGGGGTTATAATTTATTCAACAAAGAACGCATGCAAAGAATCCACACTCTCTTAACTAAGGAAGAGACATCATTCCCCACTTCTATATCATTACCatcctataaataaccatttgcAACACTTACAATACATCtgaaaactgaaccaaaatggTTTGTTTTGCCACTTTTGCCTGCTACTCCATCATCTTATCAACCTCCTTCAGTACCATTCATGGAATATTCTCAGAGCAATCTCTTTTATCCCTATCTGCAAAACGAATGGAGAAAACTACCAGCCTTCACTTCTATTTCCATGACATCCACGACGGCGAGAACCCAACTGCCATGAAAATTGTTGAACCACCAAACGATTCAGTTGGTGGTTTCggaacaactttcatggcaGACAATCCATTGACAGAAGGGCCAGAGCCTAGTTCAAAGCTTGTGGGGAGAGCTCAGGGGATTTATGCTGTTGCTTCTCAGCATGACTCAGGGTTGCTTATGGTCTTGAACTTTGCTTTTCTAGACGGTATGTACAATGGTAGTACCGTAAGCATTCTAGGGAGGAATCCATTTATGGAAGCCATCCGAGAGATGCCTATTGTTGGAGGTACTGGGGTTTTCCAATATGCACGG
This is a stretch of genomic DNA from Malus domestica chromosome 02, GDT2T_hap1. It encodes these proteins:
- the LOC114822143 gene encoding dirigent protein 22-like codes for the protein MVCFATFACYSIILSTSFSTIHGIFSEQSLLSLSAKRMEKTTSLHFYFHDIHDGENPTAMKIVEPPNDSVGGFGTTFMADNPLTEGPEPSSKLVGRAQGIYAVASQHDSGLLMVLNFAFLDGMYNGSTVSILGRNPFMEAIREMPIVGGTGVFQYARGYALAKTFSMSMKTGDAVVEYNVSVLHY